In the genome of Methanobrevibacter sp., the window ATTAAATTACCTTATAAAAAAGTTACTTTTGTTATTAAAGGTAAAAAATACACAGCCACCACTAATGGAAAGGGTAAAGCAACTTTGGATATTAACTTGCCAAAAGGAACATATAAAATTAAATGTTATTTTAGTGGTTTGAAATATGTTAATCCATCCAGTGCATCGGCAAAAATTAATGTCAAAAAGGGAATGCCTACAGACATTATAAGAATGACGGATATCGATTATAGAAATCAGAAATCTGACGTGTTCACCATCGTCTATAAGGATTGCCGTGGAAAGGTAATACCTAAAAAAACTATTTTATTTAAAATCAATGGAAAAACCTACACTAATGTGACAAACAGTAAAGGTCTTGCTAGTTTCAATATTAAACTGCCTACAGGAGTATATAAGCTTTCCGTAAGTTCATATGATACTGCAGCATATAAAAAGACAATTAAGCATTATGATATTGAAGTTAAATCCGATCATGTTAGAAATTATGGATTTTGGCTATTCGGAGCCGACATGAAGAAGGTAAACTTAACAAAAATGGCGAATTATGGTGTTAATCAAATATTTTTAAATGCACATGCTTTTGATTTATATGGAAAAGAAGGTGTGGCTAGCTTTTCAACTCAGGCCAAATCATTAGGAATTAATGTTCATATATGGGTGCAAACATTTTATAGCGGAGGATGGATTTCTCCTTTAACTAAAAATGGAACATACAATTATGCTCTATTTGATTCCATTATTAATAAAGTAAAAGATTACGCCTCAACAGATGGAGTGGCGGGAATTCATTTTGATTATTTAAGGTTCCCTGGAACAGCATATAAATATGCAAATGCCGTAAATGCCATTAATTACTTCATGAAAAAGGCTTGCGATGAGTTGCATAATTTAAGTTCTTCTTTAATACTTTCCGCCGCATTGATGCCGGAGCCGTCTGCGATGAAATATTATTATGGCCAGGACATTTCGGAGCTGTCAAAGTATCTGGATGTCATCATCCCAATGGCATACAAGGGAAATTATGCAAAAACTGCTACTTGGATTAAGACAGTGACTGCAGAATTTGTTAAAAGGTCAAATGGAGCTGAAGTATGGACTGGCCTTCAGGGATATGTGTCCGATAATAATTCAAATAAATTAGAAGTATCCACTTTAATCAAGGATACAAATTATGCCGGAATTGGTGGAGCTACAGGTGTGGTTGTTTTTAGATATTCATTATTTAACTTTTTTAATTACACAGAACTGAGATGAAACATATGAAAGCTAAGATCATAATTTCATTCCTGTTAATATTAACATTGCTTTCTATTTCAGCCGTATCGGCCAGTGAAAATTCAACAGTTTTTGAAGATGTTGGTGGGGCAAATAATGTTTTGGAGGTCAGTGATGGCTCATCTAATGAAGTTATAAAAAACGATTCTTATATTTCTGTTGATTCTACAAGATGTTTTGAGAATGCTTCAACAAGATTCACATTGACATTAACATCTCAAAATCAGAGCCTATCCAATTGCTCTGTAAAAATTGACATAAACGGTGTCAATTACTCTAAAAGGACTAATGATGACGGTCAAGTGTTTCTAACTCTTGCATTAAAAAAAGGAACTTATGATTTAAGCTATTCTTTTAAAGGCAATGATAATGCAAATCCGTTCAATGGAACAACTAAGATAACTAGTTATGCCCCTGTCAAAACTACTTTAAAGCAATCAGATGCGGATATCAGTTACAGGCAGGGTTCTAAATCTGCATTTATAGTTCGCCTGCAGAAAGCAAAGGGGGCTTCTGTTAAAAACGAAACTGTCACTTTTAAAGTAAATGGAAAGACTTACACTAGTAAAACAGACTCAAAAGGTTATGCGCAGATTTTTTTAAGCTTAAAGAAGGGGACTTACACGGCCGAGTTTTCTTTCAAATCAAATTGCCCTTATCTTGCATCATCAGGGTCATGTAAAATAACTGTAAATCCTTCAATCACAAAAGGCAATGGATATTGGGTCCGGGCTTCTGGAATGAAAAGTGTAAACTTCAAAACACTTAAGAACAAAGGAACTAAGCAAATTTTCCTACATTCTGAAGCAATATCTCATTTTGGCAAATCGACAGTCCAATCTTGGATTGCAAAAGCAAATAGATATGGAATCAAGGTTCATATCTGGATGAAAGTATGCTACAGCAATGAAAAATGGATACTGCCTGTTAATGAGGGCGGGTCTATAAAGTACTCTTATCTGAATAAAAAAATCGCCGAAGCCAAAAAATATGCAAAAATCAAGGGGGTGGCTGGTGTTCACTTCGATCATGTAAGATTTGCTGGAACGGCTTATTATTACAACACTTCTTGCAAAGCCATTAATTACTTCGTCAAAAAGGCATGTGCCGAGGTTAGGAAAATAAATTCTAATTGCATATTGTCTGCTTCAGTAATGCCCGAACCGCATGCGATGGAGTATTATTATGGCCAGGACATTCCAACAATGACAAAATACTTGGATGCCATTGTTATAATGGCTTATAAAGGCAATTACAAAAAGGGCACGGATTGGATTAATGATGTGACTGCAGCATTCGTCAAGCAATCAAATGGGGCTCAGGTATGGACTGGCCTTCAGGCATATCAATCGGACAGCAATGTTGTTCGTCTGAGCCACTCTGAGCTTTTGAAGGATGCTAAAGCGGCCATGGCTGGTGGCGCAAAGGGAGTTGTATTATTTAGAATAGGCATTACCTATCTTTTGGATTTCAATAAGGTTTAATCATTACCATTTTCTTTTAGATAATGCTTTAAGCCTCTTTTTTTCTATATTTTTCTTTTTGTCTGATTGGTATTGTCTGTTTTGGCGGTTGGTTGTCGTTTCATTATTTCTCATTACAGTAACAAGGTCAATCGAGTTGTCGCTGCATGCCATTACCACTCTGATTTCCTTGTAGTCTTTGGATTCGGGTGCCTTGAATACTGCAGCATATTTTTCCCTTTCTATATGCTCCCAGCTAATTGGCTCTTCATTTAAAAGGCAATCTACAACGTACTCTCTTGTAAGTCCATTTTCATCGAGTCTTTGGATAAAATGCCTGTTTTCAAAACACCAATTGATGCTTCCTGTATCTCCCATTAAAAATTTGTCAAAGACATTCATAGTAAACATTATTATATATCTTACAATAAAAATTTTATCATGACTCAACAAGCGCACTGGGATTCGTCACTCGCATTTATTTTTGCTATGATTGGGGCCGCTGTTGGATTGGGTAACATCTGGCGTTTCAGTTATGTGCTGTATTCCAATGGTGGGGGATCATTCTTCATCCCTTATTTTGTAGCAATAGCTATCATGGGGATTCCATTTTTAATATTGGAATATGGTGTAGGATTCAGTTTCAAGGAATCATTTTCAAAGATTATGCAGAAAATCAAACCGCAATTTGAAGTCATTGCTTGGATTTTGGTTCTTTTTGTGTTTATAGTTGTTATTTATTACATGGTGATTCTAAGTTGGGACTTGATTTACCTTTTAAGTAGCTTTACATTTAATTGGGGAACCGATACTGCAGCATACTTTGTAAATACTGTTGGCGGAAGTTCTAATTTATCCAATGCAAGCTTTCTGCTTATCCCAACAACAATCGGTGTTTTTCTTTTATGGGTTGTTTTATGGTTTATTTCACACAGGGACGTTGATAAGGGAATCGGAAAAGTTTCAAAAATATTAATCCCTGCATTGTTTGTTATAATGGCCATAATTATTGGATATTCCCTTACATTGCCTGGCGCCAATGTCGGAATTGACACTTTGCTTACTCCTGATTGGAGCATGCTTTTAAATGTGAACATTTGGCTTGCAGCATTCGCTCAAATCATTTTCTCATTAAGTATGGGACAGGCTATTGCTCTTACTTATGCAAGCTATTTGCCTGAAAACTCAAAATTAACAGACAATGTTTTAATTGTAGTTGCATCAAACTCAGGATTTGAAATTTGCACTGCATTTGGTGTGTTTTCGATTTTAGGATATATGTCTGTCACTGCCGGAACGCCGATGGTTCAGCTAGTTACTGAAGGGACAGGATTGGTGTTTGTTGTATTCCCAATGATTTTCAATGTTATGGGGCCTATTGGACGTATTTTAGCTCCACTGTTATTCCTGGCAATTTTATTTGCAGGAATCACTTCAGCACTTGGATTTTTGGAGCCAATGTTGAGTTCAACATCCGATAAGCTCGGTTGGTCACGTAAAAAGACAGCCACAGTATTGTCTGTTATCGGTTGTGCATTTTCACTTCTTCTGACAACTGGAATCAGCAGTTATCTTGTTGGAATTATTGATACATTTGTAAATGAATTTGGAATATTGCTTTTAATCGGTGTCCAATGTATTATATTTGCATGGTTCTATGGACTTGAACATTTACTTCCGGCTTTAAACGAGAATTCTACATTCAAAGTTGGAACAATATGGATGTTTATAATCAGATACCTGTTGCCTGCTGTTCTGATCATAATGTGGGTAGCTGGAATTATTCAGCTGTTCTCAACTGCAAAGGCATTCGAGATAATGATTGACTTGATTATCATTATAGCTGTCATTGTCTTTGCGTTCATATTGTCTAAAGCTAAACCTGCTGGAGATAGTTGATCTATCTTCTTTATCTTTTTTTAATAGTTGACATTTGATTTTGCAACCTAAATTATCATATTAAATAAGCAATTTCAGGCATGATTTAACAGGTTTCATTCTGAAAAATAGTAGAATTATTCATCGTGATTGTTAATATTTTCATGGTTGGGTTATTTTTTAAAATTAGTTCATGCAATAGATGCATCAAAAAATAAAAAAAGAATGATTTGTGAGCAAATCATTCTAAGCAGTGCCGTTAGCGATTTTCACTTGTTTGTATGTGAGGTACAATCCTGCAATCCATACGATAATATTAATGAATGATAAGAATGGATTTACAAACATTGCTAAGATGTTCAATAAAACTGAAATTGCAAAGATAGTAACTCCTTTAACAGCATCTCCAGCATATAGGATACCGATACCTGTAAATATTATGGAAATAATCAATGCTATTGCCATACTTTTTTCTTCAGCCATATAATTTCCCTCCGTCAATTTTTAAAAGCAGCAATGCTTAATGTTAATTCTATTTATTTTCTTATTTAAAATACGTGGTCATGTAAAAAGAAATTTGCTCGGAATTATGATAGTTATTTAGAAAAGGAGCTGTTAAGTAAATCTAAGGGAGACCCTTAGATAAACTTAAACTAAAAATTTTTTTAGAGTATAACACGGAGTGTTATGTTTATTATTATTTTGATATTAGTATTTAAAAATTTAGTTATTTTTGTTCACCTAAATTTGAGAATTTTTTAACATTAATGTTAAATAATATGCTATGTATAAATGTTATTATGTCAAGGACTATAATTCGGGCAAAAAGTAAAAACCCTGCCCAAGACGAACAGATGATTTTGAATATTTTAACAAGCAACGGTTATGAGCAGAAAGTTAAAAATGGAGAAGTTGTCTATCAGAAGGGCACTGGAGTACTTTTTGTTCCAAAATTCATTAAATATACATTCAATGGCAATGAAGTGATTTTAGAGGGTTGGGTTAGAAACTTTGGAATATTCGGAGAATCTAAATTGGAAGGCTTTGTCGGTGCGGTTCCAAAACAAAACTGCAAAGATCTAATGATGACCATTGCACGGACCATTGGGTTTGATTAACTTCCGATAAGCTTTTAAAGCAATTGCTTTTATGCTCCTTAGATTGGAGTCTAAACATTTTTCTTCTTTTCAGATGTTTTAACGTTAATGTTCCACAATCAAGTTCATAAATAATTTATCCTAGCATAAGTTTCTCCTGGGGTTCCAATGATATAGAACACAGCGCATATGATTAAAAAAGCCAGGAAAATAAATCTAAAATTGGATTCTATGAAGTTAAATCTATTTTTATGATTATCTGGAAAAACTCTTGAAATAAGATAAATCAAGCAGATTAAAAAGAATATGCAAAATGGACTTGCATAAACAAAATATCGTATTGTTCCAACAGTAATGAAAGCTGTTAGATAAAGATAACTCATTATTGCTGAGAAAACTAGGGTTACTGCAAATATTAGTTTTTTCATAATGTTCATTTCACTCACTTAATTAAATTGTTTTGTTGTCGAATTGTTATAATTTTTGTGCCATCCAAGAGAATTTTCAAAAGTGGCAAATTTGAATTCAATGATGAAAAGGCTGAAATTTCAATTCCATATTGCGATAATGAACATGAAGTGTAGTTATTAAAAAAAATTTTCAAATCAAAAATAATTTCCGTATCTATAAATATTTTCTGTCACAAGATTGACTTAACTGGTATAATTTTTGCCTTTTTTTACACTTTCAGCTAAATTTTTCTATTTACTGGAAAAGATTTTTGTTATTGAAAATTGCAAAATACTTCCTAAATCAATTTTAAATATTAGAATAATCTCCAGATTACAAATTTTATTCTGTAGTTTTGTAAGATCTGAAAATATTTTAATCTTATTTCTCTTTCTAAAATTATATTGATCGGAGGTTATGATTAAATTTTCTAGCTAGTTTTTGAATGTTTTTTTCAATTTAACTGGATATGATTGATATTCCTGAAATTCATTAAAGTTGGGACAAATTCAGAGGCAGTGTTGTTTTTTCCCATCTCTACTTTTTTTTCAAGATTTCAAAAAGTCAACCCCATATCTGAAATGTTGTGGTTTTAAGCAAAATGCATAGTTTCCTTGTTGGAATCTAGTGAAATGTAACTAATTTTTAATCCATTTTGATTTTTAAGAGGAGGATGTTAGTTATTGTAAAATAATTCATTCCAAGTAACTCAAGATTTTTTAGACATTTCTCATTTAAATACTATTTAAATCCGGTTTTTCAATTTCAAGGTAGGTTATTCGGAAATGACGTAAATGGCTTTTAATTTTGAAAAATGCTGTTTTTAAGCCGTTACACTTGAAATGCACCTTTAAATTTAACATGATTCGTTTGAAAATATTAAGTGTTATATAGTATATGGATACAAAATTAATAGTATATACAATTTGGGCATGGTTATAATATGAAGATAAATAAGATTTTAATAGCGGGCATTTTATTGCTGGCTATAATGATGATGGGGGCTGTCAGCGCTGAGGGAAATGCAACAGCAGATTCGAGTGCAGCTGACAATATTAATGTTACTTTTGACCAAAAGGTCTATGAGAAGGATATGGGGACAATCGATGTTGATGTTCCGGCAAATGCTTCTGGAAATCTGAAGGTGAAAATCAACGGTGTTGAATTCTACAATGAAAACATCACAGGTTCCGTTAAGATTCCAATCACAATTCCAAAAAGCGGAATGCCCATACTTATATCAAACAGGGACACAGACCACACCACATACTATCTTTATCTTTACTTCAATGACACAGAAATTAAATCAAACCACACTCTTATGGTGATGAGGGTCAGTCCAGATTATGAAATCCAAGCATTCAGAGAAGAAATTTTACAGTATGATGATAGCGAGTATATGATGTTATATTTCCCTGAATCAGCACGGGGGTTAATTAACCTTTATGTTGACGAGGAATTTTTACAGAATCTCACTGCAAACCACTACACATTCTTAAACATTACCAACTTCAACAGGTTGCCATTGGGCAATCACACTGTCAGAATCAAATATGAGGGTGATGACTATTACCATCCGTTCGATAAGACATTCCCATTTAGTGTGGAGGACATGACAATCCACATTCCAAAAAACATTGTTCTGGATCATGATGATTGCCTTACCGCAAAAACAATAAACAACACTGATGGAAAAGTTTCAGTCTTTGTCGATGGTGTTTTGGTTTATAAAGACAAATTAGATAGAAACGGTGAGTTCCTGCATTCCATATTTTACAATATCACCTGCGGTGAGCATTTGATTGAAGTGCAATACAATGCAAGCAATTTCACAAAATCAAAAAAGGCATTGGTCAATGTAAGCTATGTCGTTTATATGTATGCATATAATTTCGTATATGGCATTGACAATGAAGTCAATTTCTACCTGCCGGAGGATATGGATGAAAAACTAATCAATGTCACAATAAATGGTGTTAGATATCCTCTCAAATTGGAAAACAACTGGGCGGATTTGGATGTTTCAAATCTTGCTGCAGGCAACTACACAATAATATTTAACTATCCTGGCGATTCAAAATATACTCCAATGACACTTGAGGATAACTTCACAGTCAGATATGAGATTGAAGTTGATGATCTCTTCCGCTATCAGGATTGTGATGTAAGCATTGCATTGCCAAAAGAAGCTAAAGGCAATCTGGAAGTCTATATTGATTCCAAACTTTACAAATCAGTTTCTTTAGTTAAAGGTATTGCCAAAATTAATGTTAATGGGTTAATTCCTGGATACTATAATC includes:
- a CDS encoding putative glycoside hydrolase produces the protein MVIDINYKRIVIVCIVLSIFLCLATVSAADNQTSDSPMADNGADNLSVVSDDGLESNKVVATSSKCTPQSVLIKGTNFDFQLLDEKGVGIANKKVQVSYNNKILNKTTNAKGHIYLKLSTTGTYEINFDFDEMGYVPLNISKRVTVISNKVSKITAPYYVAYVGVKNTYEVVLTAGGIKLPYKKVTFVIKGKKYTATTNGKGKATLDINLPKGTYKIKCYFSGLKYVNPSSASAKINVKKGMPTDIIRMTDIDYRNQKSDVFTIVYKDCRGKVIPKKTILFKINGKTYTNVTNSKGLASFNIKLPTGVYKLSVSSYDTAAYKKTIKHYDIEVKSDHVRNYGFWLFGADMKKVNLTKMANYGVNQIFLNAHAFDLYGKEGVASFSTQAKSLGINVHIWVQTFYSGGWISPLTKNGTYNYALFDSIINKVKDYASTDGVAGIHFDYLRFPGTAYKYANAVNAINYFMKKACDELHNLSSSLILSAALMPEPSAMKYYYGQDISELSKYLDVIIPMAYKGNYAKTATWIKTVTAEFVKRSNGAEVWTGLQGYVSDNNSNKLEVSTLIKDTNYAGIGGATGVVVFRYSLFNFFNYTELR
- a CDS encoding DUF4258 domain-containing protein — translated: MNVFDKFLMGDTGSINWCFENRHFIQRLDENGLTREYVVDCLLNEEPISWEHIEREKYAAVFKAPESKDYKEIRVVMACSDNSIDLVTVMRNNETTTNRQNRQYQSDKKKNIEKKRLKALSKRKW
- a CDS encoding sodium-dependent transporter yields the protein MTQQAHWDSSLAFIFAMIGAAVGLGNIWRFSYVLYSNGGGSFFIPYFVAIAIMGIPFLILEYGVGFSFKESFSKIMQKIKPQFEVIAWILVLFVFIVVIYYMVILSWDLIYLLSSFTFNWGTDTAAYFVNTVGGSSNLSNASFLLIPTTIGVFLLWVVLWFISHRDVDKGIGKVSKILIPALFVIMAIIIGYSLTLPGANVGIDTLLTPDWSMLLNVNIWLAAFAQIIFSLSMGQAIALTYASYLPENSKLTDNVLIVVASNSGFEICTAFGVFSILGYMSVTAGTPMVQLVTEGTGLVFVVFPMIFNVMGPIGRILAPLLFLAILFAGITSALGFLEPMLSSTSDKLGWSRKKTATVLSVIGCAFSLLLTTGISSYLVGIIDTFVNEFGILLLIGVQCIIFAWFYGLEHLLPALNENSTFKVGTIWMFIIRYLLPAVLIIMWVAGIIQLFSTAKAFEIMIDLIIIIAVIVFAFILSKAKPAGDS
- a CDS encoding Ig-like domain-containing protein, which gives rise to MKINKILIAGILLLAIMMMGAVSAEGNATADSSAADNINVTFDQKVYEKDMGTIDVDVPANASGNLKVKINGVEFYNENITGSVKIPITIPKSGMPILISNRDTDHTTYYLYLYFNDTEIKSNHTLMVMRVSPDYEIQAFREEILQYDDSEYMMLYFPESARGLINLYVDEEFLQNLTANHYTFLNITNFNRLPLGNHTVRIKYEGDDYYHPFDKTFPFSVEDMTIHIPKNIVLDHDDCLTAKTINNTDGKVSVFVDGVLVYKDKLDRNGEFLHSIFYNITCGEHLIEVQYNASNFTKSKKALVNVSYVVYMYAYNFVYGIDNEVNFYLPEDMDEKLINVTINGVRYPLKLENNWADLDVSNLAAGNYTIIFNYPGDSKYTPMTLEDNFTVRYEIEVDDLFRYQDCDVSIALPKEAKGNLEVYIDSKLYKSVSLVKGIAKINVNGLIPGYYNLFARYTGDDFDVDEENTTIEIIPALNYQYEMRCGDDNSIDVVATKDSKGYVLFSILDKTYKVSIKNGKASLPLKDLAVGEYYDIAIDYVGDNGYNTTLWCYLDVLPAKVNFDSVKVSSEGVKIKVYINYKLAKNTYVAFKVDKKTVKIKTDANGVANIKLGAGKHKIEASFKNAKESINVEIHHITLKFGAVKKSAKKLVLSATVKVGKKPVKYKKVTFKFNGKTYAAKTNSKGVAKVTIPKSAFKNLKVGKKIIYQATCLGDTVKKTTIVIK